DNA from Toxoplasma gondii ME49 chromosome X, whole genome shotgun sequence:
GTACGCTTAATTTTCCCTCAATGTTTTCGGAAGCGAAGCAGACTAAGTTTCCTTTCTATCTAGAAAGTCGAATTTCACGGCTGTTTGAATGTCTGCTGTTACAGACGGTGAATATATTTGGATTCAAGGAGCAAAACGCAGCCCACCGCGGTTCGTAACATGCCCCTGATAATGGAAGGGAATCCAGCGTCTGGTGCCTATACCATTATTGTTTCACGCtaaaacagagaaatgaaaagacaagaagtgCCAAGAAAAAGCTTTGGTGTGAGATTCCCAGTGCCCCCGACGCTCCCACCACTACAGACCGTGCCAACAACAAAACGACTCCTCTCTGACCCTACCACTCCCGCTAAGGAGAGTGTAACGACACGCGGCATGGCCGTGAAAAGAGTTCCAAAGAGGCCGAAGCGAAatggaggaagaacaggagaagaaggaacgacaGCGAACCCCACGAACAGAGGACGCGGATAAGATCGGACCGGGCCGAAAGGCacagcagagacaaacgGTGTCAGAAAGAATTGCagcggagagacacgaagagaaaaaaagggaatCCAGTAAGATAGAAGGAACAGTAAAGTGGCGAAGAGGGACCGTTCGCGAAGCAAGAGCAAACACATGCAAGAATACCTATCCATCTGTGTCTATGActgcgtctcctgctccttcttcagagCCAACTGCTGTTTTATCCTTTGACGGTAGAGGTCTCCTTCCCTATGaagtttctctgcctcttcttcaacGTTGTGGTAGACAACCTGGAAGTATGCGACGCCAACAGGAATGCCGGCGCCTGTATAAAAACATCCAGAACATGAAACAATGAAGTGCAGACGACGCAAGCAGCATCCTGCCATCACCCGCCACCGGACAACACACAAGGCGACACATGCGAAGAAATCGAGCGCCATCCACAGGAGGAGATGGAACTACATGACTGTGCACAATAGCAGCGGATGCCAATCGGACATGAAAGGAACTTTGTTAATTAGTATTAACCAATGAGGTTTGATATTTTGAACCCAGAAGCTACCACGCCTATATGGGACATCAGATCGAACCTGCGGTACATAAATATGTCATGACGGTTGTACATTAGTTGTTGAATGTCAATCGAACTTGCGAAAATTAAGTTTTCAATGGAATCAACTGGGAAGAACAGGCTTCAGCGTCCACTCTGTGTGCTTCCGCATTAGTCCCACACCAATGCTACCTTTTTAGACATGTGGCAGTGCGTGCTGCCCTCAATCAGATGTATCAGCATAGGtatctcgtttttttcgaccTCGATGTGTTCCGTGAGGGTAAAACGAGACTCTATGTCGGAAGGGAAATGCCTCACATTTCCACAGACGCTGCATTTGGCTACAGAAATCCACGGAAAGCACAATCGAAGTTGAATCCGGTAGGCAAAGACCTTCAAAGATATCTAAGCCAATAGTACAGCTCGTAGTATATTCTCCCCAGAAAAGCCGACAAACTTGGTTGGGTATCCCAAACGTAGCCGATACTGCATCTTTATCGAGCATCTTGAAAACGTGACAGCTGGGTCGCACGGGGACGCATGTGAACGCGCGTGAAAAAAAGTTCTTCCGCGCGAGCCGCTGCGTGTCCGGGCTATTCGGTGCAAATTGATCTTATGGTTGGCGCTCTGTCGAAACGACAGGGTGAGATATTTTGCAGGGACTAACCCAGGAGAGCGAGGCCGGCCCACTTAGCGCCCTTCGTGAGTGATGCTAAGAGGTACGACATGCTGGGAGTCGACGACGGGTGAAATTAATGGTCACAGAACGACGAAAAACGCGCAAAAAAGAGACGTGAGACCTGGTCAGCGGGAGCGAAACGGTACTGGTGTGAAGAAGCGGCGACGAAAAGAGGAACCTGGAGACGGAAGGCCACTGCGGAGCCAAGGAGAAGGGCAACTGTGCATTCAAGgctgaagaggagacagacgatgCAAAGGAGAGGtagagaaacggaaaagacTACGTAAAATGGGAGAGAAAATGGTGGGAGGACATAACCGGCGAGAACTTCCTGGTTTAAGCAGTAAATGGGAAGTCGATGgatggatgcatgcaggggaTGCAACAGATACAACGATGGACTAGGCACAAAGGAGACGCCCAGCGAAGTTGATTCGCCATgcggaaaaagacaaaggcgAAACGCGTTTGGCAGTAGAGATGGGAAGTCGAAGGAGTGAGTGAAGGCAAACAACCCCACGAACGAACACCCTGGCTGCTATGCGTCAGCAACAAACCAGAACACGGACCGGAATGCCGAGAGACACAACCGGGCGGACGGCCACTTACTATCGAGTGACAGCTTCTTCCAGGTGTTTCCAAGAACATAAGAACGTCTCAAGAAACCCTCTAGAAAGTCAAAACGTTTCCTCGAAGAGAAGCATGTAGTTGAGTGGAGAAAGTCAAGGTCCGCATGCACATTAAGTTACCAATGGAGAGCTCCTGGAGGTCGCTCGTCAGCAATGGACGAAGGTGACCTGCGGCTGAAGGTTGCAAATCTTCTCTGGAGGGACTTCCACACATTTACCTACGCCGGGTGTCCCATCATTATAGCCTTATGTCATTTGTTATGAACTGGTATGTCATGTTCGGTTTTCTTGGGGTAGCGAATGAGTAGTTGGACACGATATTTGTACCGCAAAGGATGAGCGACGTTACATGACACGTAGGCCGGAAAGAAGTGCCTCATCCATGGTAAAAAACGTATACGGATATATTCTGAAGCAGTGTGTCTGGTGATGAGAAAATAACAAGGTTGATGACGGCTTACGCATATTCCGTACCTGAACGATGTAATCAGAATACCGAGTTTCTCCGAGAGCATCGTTCCGCCCACGATCGGCTCCATACAGCCGTCCCCCTCCTGCGTTCCAGTCCATGTGATCAGGGTTTGCAGCCCTTCTGTGCCCAACCCCTATCCAAGTCCTGTCGATGAGGCGTCTGTTTCGCACGCATTCAACTGATGTAATGTTTCTTGACTTTCCCCGTGTGAAATCCTAGTAGCTCAGCAGG
Protein-coding regions in this window:
- a CDS encoding hypothetical protein (encoded by transcript TGME49_214380~Predicted trans-membrane domain (TMHMM2.0):20-43:79-102), whose protein sequence is MDRYSCMCLLLLRERSLFATLLFLLSYWIPFFSLRVSPLQFFLTPFVSAVPFGPVRSYPRPLFVGFAVVPSSPVLPPFRFGLFGTLFTAMPRVVTLSLAGVVGSERSRFVVGTVCSGGSVGGTGNLTPKLFLGTSCLFISLF
- a CDS encoding hypothetical protein (encoded by transcript TGME49_214385), whose product is MLDKDAVSATFGIPNQAPAFLLASHTSRLSTTTLKKRQRNFIGKETSTVKG
- a CDS encoding hypothetical protein (encoded by transcript TGME49_214390) is translated as MFLETPGRSCHSIVSGRPPGCVSRHSGPCSGLLLTHSSQGVRSWGCLPSLTPSTSHLYCQTRFAFVFFRMANQLRWASPLCLVHRCICCIPCMHPSIDFPFTA